One window from the genome of Salvia miltiorrhiza cultivar Shanhuang (shh) chromosome 7, IMPLAD_Smil_shh, whole genome shotgun sequence encodes:
- the LOC130994739 gene encoding LIM domain-containing protein WLIM2b-like, whose product MATFGTTQKCKCCDKTVHFVEMMSVDGVPYHKTCFKCHQCSGRLSMSSYSAVDGNLYCKPHFEQLFKETGSYNFSKSPAKQAEPQNKTPPSKMSSFFSGTQEKCATCKKTVYPLEKITVEGDFYHKNCFKCAHGGCLITPSSYAALDGVVYCKPHFAQLFKEKGSYSNISKKKNAGDTTPNDSEAEPDTDPESAPVPAPEAEPEGEPDAEPDQPSGSPQAVEN is encoded by the exons atggcgaCTTTTGGGACGACGCAGAAATGCAAGTGTTGTGATAAAACTGTACATTTTGTAGAGATGATGTCTGTTGATGGAGTTCCATATCATAAGACATGCTTCAAATGCCATCAATGCAGTGGACGTCTCTCT ATGAGTAGCTACTCAGCTGTGGATGGGAACCTATACTGCAAGCCTCACTTTGAACAGCTCTTTAAAGAAACTGGAAGCTACAATTTTAGCAAGTCTCCAG CAAAACAAGCAGAACCACAG AATAAGACTCCCCCTAGTAAAATGTCCTCCTTTTTCTCTGGCACCCAAGAAAAATGTGCAACCTGCAAGAAGACAGTGTATCCATTGGAGAAG ATAACAGTGGAGGGTGATTTCTACCACAAAAATTGCTTCAAGTGTGCTCATGGAGGGTGCCTCATCACACCCTCATCCTATGCTGCTTTGGATGGAGTAGTTTACTGCAAACCTCACTTTGCTCAGCTCTTCAAGGAGAAAGGAAGCTACTCCAATATCAGCAAGAAGAAGAATGCTGGAGATACCACTCCCAACGACTCTGAGGCCGAGCCCGACACCGACCCCGAGTCCGCTCCTGTGCCCGCGCCCGAGGCTGAGCCTGAGGGTGAGCCCGACGCTGAGCCTGATCAACCTAGTGGGTCACCACAAGCGGTTGAAAATTAG